A window from Lasioglossum baleicum unplaced genomic scaffold, iyLasBale1 scaffold0205, whole genome shotgun sequence encodes these proteins:
- the LOC143220107 gene encoding uncharacterized protein LOC143220107, producing MVRWRSNAKLSPLDRRKTWLSAQELARGRTILLRVVQNEEFADEFRTIRTKGSVSARSSIRRLLPFTDAEGVLRVGGRLDNSFLTESEKHPIILPGRHHVTRLIIADAHRSTLHGGPVLVQSQLSRRYWVVRGRNEIRGVVRKCVTCARFNARPAEQQMAPLPAVRTVPARPFTFTGLDYAGPFLLKTSGGRGQRCSKGYVAIFICMVVKAVHIEVVSDLTTAAFLAAFARFVARRGLCHTVYSDNGTTFQGAAAELRRLFEATSAMTQEIAAAIAADGIQWSHIPPRAPHFGGLWEANVRSFKRHLKRVIGDAKLTYEEFTTVCHQIEACLNSRPLGPLSSNEEDVSALTPGHFLIGSALKAPVEPFTETNEKVSVCSRWRLLSLMRNHFWKRWRREFLTQLQQRSKWLRPGYDYQVGDLVILMDDPLPPTKWPLARVVRQHRGTDGVCRVVTLRTATTQLRRPVHRLIHLPINETVAVHFMESRVPQTTV from the coding sequence ATGGTCCGTTGGCGCTCCAATGCCAAGTTGTCCCCGCTGGATCGACGAAAAACTTGGCTCTCAGCGCAGGAACTAGCGAGAGGCAGAACTATTCTTCTCCGAGTTGTGCAAAACGAGGAGTTCGCGGACGAATTCAGGACGATTCGTACGAAAGGGTCGGTGTCTGCACGCAGTTCCATTCGTCGCCTACTCCCCTTCACTGATGCGGAAGGCGTGCTACGAGTTGGTGGTCGCCTCGACAATTCCTTCCTGACTGAATCCGAGAAGCACCCGATCATTCTTCCCGGCAGGCACCACGTTACGCGGTTGATCATTGCGGACGCTCATCGCTCCACTCTTCATGGGGGGCCCGTGCTAGTCCAAAGTCAACTGAGTAGACGATATTGGGTAGTCCGAGGAAGGAATGAAATTCGAGGAGTCGTGCGCAAGTGTGTCACATGTGCACGGTTTAACGCTCGCCCAGCGGAGCAGCAAATGGCTCCTCTTCCGGCGGTGCGCACGGTCCCAGCTCGCCCGTTCACATTCACCGGGTTGGACTATGCGGGGCCTTTCCTACTGAAGACATCCGGAGGCAGAGGTCAGCGGTGTTCGAAAGGCTATGTAGCCATCTTCATCTGCATGGTGGTAAAAGCTGTACACATAGAGGTGGTCTCGGATCTCACGACCGCAGCATTCTTGGCCGCGTTTGCGCGCTTCGTCGCAAGGCGAGGATTATGTCACACCGTTTACAGCGACAACGGTACGACGTTCCAAGGAGCAGCAGCAGAGCTCCGTCGCTTATTTGAGGCTACTTCCGCCATGACTCAGGAAATCGCTGCAGCCATAGCAGCGGACGGGATCCAGTGGTCGCACATCCCACCTCGAGCCCCGCACTTTGGCGGACTTTGGGAGGCCAATGTCAGGAGCTTCAAGAGGCATCTGAAGCGGGTCATTGGGGATGCCAAGCTCACGTACGAGGAGTTTACAACTGTCTGTCACCAAATCGAGGCGTGCCTCAACTCCAGACCTCTCGGCCCGCTCAGCAGCAACGAGGAGGACGTATCGGCGCTGACCCCGGGCCACTTCTTGATCGGCTCAGCCCTCAAGGCTCCTGTAGAGCCTTTTACAGAGACGAACGAGAAGGTTTCAGTTTGTTCCAGATGGCGGCTCCTGTCCCTCATGCGGAATCACTTTTGGAAGCGGTGGCGGCGAGAATTCCTCACCCAACTGCAGCAGCGCTCCAAGTGGCTCCGCCCGGGCTACGATTATCAGGTCGGGGACCTGGTGATCCTGATGGATGACCCCCTTCCACCTACCAAGTGGCCACTGGCGAGAGTTGTCCGCCAGCACCGGGGTACCGACGGGGTTTGCAGAGTCGTAACGCTCAGGACGGCCACCACCCAACTGAGGCGACCGGTCCATCGGCTTATCCACCTGCCCATCAACGAGACCGTGGCCGTGCATTTCATGGAGTCACGCGTTCCCCAGACGACTGTGTAG
- the LOC143220108 gene encoding uncharacterized protein LOC143220108, translating to MTGHEALFTAQKRVAVFILNFVGNTTKKKAADKLTLSDVEARQALLQEYWKGFQDRDLILAEHMDSLSDRSYFKADLYGSTMEAYLYAKAWLEEKSKELQGPSDTHVLATHDRSIAENSVQRTFERLKLPRFDGTQRDWEAFKERFTSLVIADKGMTPVIKLEHLLNCLSGEAQARLKGIQMVGANFLTAWETLCRRYDNRFLRFSTQMQAVTGTEASVEETGTHINQLLNTTNESINVFRTLGLPVEHWDAVLIYFIESKLATPTRLDWARELEKKKNNEFPTFAEFKYFLEDRIRTLDLVVGDRSKSVREETSAPGQQSQSSSKAKESKKTKKSSAHVATPRNSSTREPDKCSFCDGPHFIGRCSVFSNAPPTNRRAHVQTARLCLNCLSARHVVGACTSKYRCSVCHEKHHTKLHQDKTATSNAAVATLQNAESESAPGEASVLAITGGQTVLLATACVVLQSPGAAITVRALLDSGAEESFVTEQAVQALGLRRQSTHVAVNGVGAERTAVARCRVHLTLKSERDDKFSLDFTALVLKRLTSLLPRLPVDPTAWPHLASRPLADPVYFKPGRIDCILNAEALAKVIRPGIDRQPGAPTAMETSLGWVVLGKVPVQETGGKAEVSGFHVAVDRELTSALTRFWEIEEVNKPPQLSPQDEECYDHFRRTHSRRADGRFVVRLPFAREPVFADSKSTAAACLTRLERRFVRQPELAPPYKVFMQEYQALGHMEKVVNEQSGKSDVFYLPHHAVFKDGGKGKIRVVFNASQADSAGVSLNSCLHAGPKLQEDVLVIIIRWCFRKYVFTCDVVKMFRQFLVQPDDADWQRILWRFNEDEVVTPFRLVTVTYGTTCAPFLANACMLQLADDEQKRFPRGAQILRKGRYADDSYGGGDILEEARLVRDELVSILRTAGMEVGKWAANHAELLQELGPESPAVAEREFRVEEAVSTLGLRWMPQKDAFCFKIALVEPPQTVTKRSILSEVSKLFDPIGWLAPVLVRAKLLLQTLWRQGVDWDVAVSATLSQSWSTFKGQLVELEELRIPRWFGTVGTTKWDLHGFCDASESAYAASLYLVAADTKVSRLIVAKSKVAPIKVISLPKLELCGAQLLVRLVNSLLSKLDSQPVDIHCWSDSKVALAWLQGHPSRWKPFVANRVSEILTSLPHATWRHVRSADNPADCATRGFTPTQLRESILWWNGPSWITLEKSEWPGPLAELKTDLEARSMAALEVCVARGEESWSE from the coding sequence ATGACGGGGCATGAAGCACTGTTCACAGCGCAAAAGCGTGTCGCGGTGTTCATTTTAAACTTCGTGGGCAACACTACGAAAAAGAAGGCCGCCGATAAGCTTACGTTGTCGGATGTCGAAGCGAGACAGGCACTCCTGCAGGAGTATTGGAAAGGCTTCCAAGACCGAGACTTGATTCTGGCAGAGCATATGGATAGCCTAAGCGACCGCTCCTACTTCAAGGCAGATCTGTATGGATCCACAATGGAAGCGTATCTGTACGCAAAAGCATGGCTGGAGGAAAAATCAAAAGAGCTCCAGGGCCCTTCCGATACGCACGTTCTTGCAACGCATGACCGcagtatcgcggagaactcAGTACAGAGAACATTCGAAAGGTTAAAACTGCCCCGCTTCGATGGGACTCAACGCGATTGGGAAGCCTTTAAGGAGCGTTTTACCTCCTTGGTCATCGCAGATAAAGGGATGACGCCGGTTATCAAGCTGGAACACTTATTAAACTGTTTGTCAGGCGAGGCACAGGCAAGGTTGAAGGGCATCCAGATGGTAGGCGCAAACTTCCTTACAGCCTGGGAAACGCTGTGTCGACGCTACGACAACAGGTTCCTCCGATTCAGCACGCAAATGCAGGCCGTTACTGGAACAGAGGCTAGCGTCGAGGAAACCGGAACGCACATTAACCAGCTGCTAAACACGACGAATGAGAGCATCAACGTGTTTAGAACTCTTGGACTTCCGGTCGAGCATTGGGACGCCGTCCTAATCTACTTCATCGAGAGCAAACTTGCAACTCCGACGAGGTTGGACTGGGCTAGGGAGCtggagaagaagaaaaataacGAATTCCCCACATTCGCAGAGTTCAAATACTTTCTGGAGGACAGGATACGAACTCTGGACCTTGTCGTGGGCGACCGGTCCAAGTCCGTTCGAGAGGAAACGTCCGCTCCAGGTCAGCAGTCGCAGTCCTCGTCCAAGGCCAAGGAAAGCAAGAAAACGAAGAAGTCTTCAGCTCACGTTGCCACGCCGAGGAACTCGTCTACGAGAGAGCCGGACAAATGCTCGTTCTGCGACGGACCACACTTCATTGGGCGTTGCAGTGTCTTCTCCAATGCGCCTCCGACAAATAGAAGAGCCCACGTGCAAACGGCTAGGCTCTGTCTCAACTGCCTGAGCGCAAGGCATGTTGTGGGGGCTTGCACCTCAAAATATCGGTGCTCCGTGTGCCATGAAAAGCATCATACGAAGTTGCACCAGGACAAGACAGCCACTTCGAACGCTGCGGTGGCTACGTTGCAGAATGCGGAGAGCGAATCGGCGCCGGGAGAGGCGTCTGTGCTCGCCATCACTGGGGGACAGACTGTGCTGCTGGCAACTGCCTGCGTCGTGCTCCAGTCACCGGGTGCCGCCATCACCGTAAGGGCCTTGCTGGATTCGGGCGCAGAGGAGTCCTTCGTAACAGAGCAAGCTGTACAGGCACTTGGACTTCGTCGCCAGTCGACTCATGTGGCGGTCAATGGAGTCGGAGCCGAGCGGACAGCGGTGGCCAGATGCAGAGTCCATCTAACGCTCAAGTCGGAGCGTGACGACAAATTCTCTCTCGATTTTACAGCGCTGGTTTTAAAAAGGTTGACGTCCCTGCTGCCACGTCTACCTGTCGACCCAACCGCGTGGCCACATCTTGCCTCGCGACCACTAGCGGATCCGGTCTACTTCAAACCAGGGCGCATCGACTGCATTTTGAATGCGGAGGCTCTTGCGAAGGTGATACGGCCAGGCATCGACCGACAACCGGGGGCACCCACTGCAATGGAAACCTCTCTCGGCTGGGTCGTGCTAGGAAAAGTACCTGTGCAAGAAACCGGAGGGAAAGCGGAGGTATCGGGATTTCACGTTGCTGTGGACCGAGAGCTAACCTCCGCGTTGACAAGATTCTGGGAAATTGAAGAAGTCAACAAGCCGCCCCAGTTGTCTCCGCAGGATGAGGAGTGCTACGATCATTTTCGGAGGACTCACTCGCGCAGGGCAGATGGTCGCTTCGTTGTCAGGCTCCCGTTTGCTAGGGAACCTGTCTTTGCTGATTCAAAGTCCACGGCTGCTGCTTGCTTGACGAGATTAGAGCGTCGTTTTGTGAGACAACCCGAGTTGGCTCCACCGTATAAAGTCTTCATGCAGGAGTACCAGGCGCTAGGTCACATGGAGAAGGTGGTCAACGAGCAGTCGGGTAAGAGCGACGTTTTTTATCTCCCTCATCATGCAGTCTTTAAAGACGGCGGTAAAGGGAAAATACGCGTAGTCTTCAACGCGTCCCAAGCCGATTCCGCCGGGGTCTCGTTGAATAGCTGCTTGCATGCGGGGCCCAAATTGCAGGAAGATGTGCTCGTCATCATCATTCGTTGGTGCTTTCGGAaatacgtttttacgtgtgatGTAGTAAAAATGTTTCGACAATTTCTCGTTCAGCCGGATGACGCTGATTGGCAACGCATTTTGTGGCGTTTCAACGAGGACGAGGTGGTCACTCCGTTTCGTTTAGTCACGGTAACATATGGGACGACCTGTGCTCCATTCCTGGCCAACGCATGCATGCTCCAGCTGGCAGATGACGAGCAGAAGCGCTTTCCTCGTGGTGCTCAAATATTGAGGAAGGGTCGTTATGCCGACGACTCCTACGGAGGGGGAGATATCCTCGAGGAAGCTAGGCTCGTGCGAGACGAGTTAGTAAGCATCCTGAGAACAGCAGGAATGGAGGTGGGCAAGTGGGCTGCAAACCACGCAGAGTTGTTGCAGGAGCTGGGACCCGAGAGTCCTGCCGTAGCTGAACGGGAGTTTCGAGTCGAGGAGGCGGTGTCCACATTAGGCCTGCGTTGGATGCCGCAAAAGGATGCCTTTTGCTTCAAAATTGCACTAGTCGAACCTCCCCAGACAGTCACGAAAAGGTCAATCTTGTCGGAAGTTTCCAAATTGTTTGACCCGATTGGCTGGCTTGCTCCCGTGTTGGTTCGTGCAAAGCTGCTGTTGCAGACCTTATGGAGGCAGGGCGTTGATTGGGACGTAGCCGTCTCCGCCACATTATCACAATCTTGGTCGACCTTTAAAGGTCAGTTGGTCGAATTGGAGGAACTACGAATTCCACGATGGTTTGGAACTGTTGGAACCACTAAGTGGGACCTACACGGTTTCTGTGATGCATCGGAGAGCGCATATGCAGCCTCACTGTACCTGGTGGCTGCTGACACCAAGGTCTCCAGACTTATTGTGGCGAAGTCCAAGGTCGCTCCAATTAAGGTCATCAGCCTGCCCAAGCTAGAGCTGTGTGGAGCTCAATTGTTAGTTCGTCTCGTTAATTCGCTGTTGTCGAAATTAGACTCTCAACCTGTTGACATTCATTGCTGGTCGGATTCGAAGGTAGCTTTAGCATGGCTGCAAGGGCACCCCTCTCGGTGGAAACCATTCGTGGCGAATAGGGTGAGTGAGATTCTCACGTCGCTGCCCCATGCTACCTGGCGGCATGTACGCTCAGCCGATAATCCGGCGGACTGTGCAACCAGGGGTTTCACACCGACGCAACTGCGAGAGTCAATACTATGGTGGAACGGTCCAAGCTGGAtaacattagaaaaatcagagtgGCCGGGTCCTCTTGCTGAGCTGAAGACTGACCTAGAGGCAAGGTCAATGGCGGCTCTGGAAGTTTGTGTGGCAAGAGGAGAGGAGTCTTGGTCCGAGTAG